agctaaaaaaaaagacagactggTGCTCCGTTGTGTGCACAGTTACCTAGTCTCCAGTTACATTCTGCCTTTTGGTCTCCCACTTTATTATGGAGCAGAGGTAAGTCTAGCATGTTCTCAGAAAGGCTCTTAAGAGGTATCCTGGAGTCCttgaatcacttgagcctcaggTAGGATGCCCCACCAGAGGATTTGAGCTGCAGCGGGTGGCTTGGCTTCTTGCCTGGACTGCTGTTTGATCGCGGTGAGCACTCCACTGACATCAAGTTGCCCGGTGCAAATCCAGCAAAACAGTCCGTCCTCCCTTGGCCAAAATTGAGATGTATTGTTGTAGTTGCATAGAGGAGTTTCCTTGGATGAGCCAAGGACAGGCTGGGGTGTCCTGCACTGAACAGGCCTCCTGTCGTCAGTTCCCCCGAGTGCCTTCTGTTGGAAAGAAGGGAAGGTGAAGACTTTCAAGATGGAGAAGTTAAGAAAAAGGCTTTTGGCTGCCTGAGAGGATCAGGGCCACCGTTCTGTAAGAGGCAAAGGCTCAGTACCTTGGCGTCAGCGCTGATAGAGCTGAAGGATGCCGGCCTGGTGCAGATCGCTCCACAGGGCGGCTTCCAGGGACAGATCGTGGTTTGCGTAGAATATCAATGGCTTCTTTTTCCGTTCAAAGTAGTGGTCAGAAAATTTCCAGTAGTTGCTTGTGATGAATCCATAGGCACTGACCTGGGCAAGGGTAGTCATTGGgttagtatttattgagcatctactgtgtacaAACAGACTCGTGTGACGTGACATGAGTTTAGAAAGGTGTCCCCTTGCTAAGGCGAGGATGTAGGAAGTGGTCTAGGGCTTATTCCCACATACAAGTGGGGGGACAGATTCAGCGGTGACTCACTGTCCCCACTTGCACAGCTGGTGACTGACAGCTGCATTTGGAACTTGAGGGTGGAGGCAAAAGCCCATTACTACTCCCCATCCTAACTGGGGATTGCAGTTAAGACACTCctgcatttttttgagatggagtctcgctgttgcccaggccggagtgcagtggtgcaatcttggctcactgtcacctctgcctcccaagttcaagtgattctgcctcagcctcctgcgagCCGGGATTACAGttacgcaccaccacgcccgggtaattttgtatttttagtagagccagtttcaccgtgtttgccaggctggtcttgaactcctgacctcaggcgatccacccgcctctgcctcccaaagcgctgggattacaggcatgaaccaccacgtccTGCTACTGTTGTATTAAAATAGACAGAGGattagtgtggtggctcatgcctgtaatcccaacactggaaagctgaggtggctgcatcacttgagcttggaaatttgagaccagcctgggcaacatggtgagaccctgtccctgtGAAAAGTAAAAACTAGCTGACgggcagctacttgggaagctgaggcgggaggatcatcacaccattgcacttaagcctgggtgacagagtgacaccctgtctcaaaaaaaaaaaaaaaaaaaaggaaaaggtgtaGGCCTGAGTCATGGAGTGGCATTTGGCCTCCAGCTCTGCAAACCAGCTTTAGCATGGGCCACAGCCTCTCCTTGAAAGCTGCCGCTCAGCCCCTGTCTCCATGAGGTTCACATGGGCAAATCCCATCAGGAATGATTTAGGGTGATTTCAAAGTGTTTGTGTGTGGGAGGCTACACCTGCTGCCCCACCCCAGCTCTAGGATGTCCCCATAGAAGAATGGCCCTGTTTGGCCCAGTGTGTTGAAGAGATTGGCTTTCAGAAGGGCAGTTAGATGACTTGAGCCTTAAATACCATATTGAGTGGCTGCCTTGGTGAagagcaaagaaagaaggaagcctGGGGCAGATGTCAGGAGCCAAGGCAAGGCTGGCCCAGGTGACGGCAAGGAAGTGGGCAGCACCAACACTCTTGGAGCTGGGGGTTCCACGAACAGAGGCCAGAGTCGCAGGTCTGAGGGTAAGGGATATCAGGGGATCCTGCTGGGTTCTGCTGCCGTAGGCTTCTGGAAGAGAAGGCCTCTTACCTGGTCACACGTGTGCAAGGCTGTCAGCAGCATGAGAGCCCCGGTACTAGGCATATATAGGTCTCCAAAGTTTGTGTTAATCAACTTCGATTTCAAGAACCTGgaagcaaaaagaaacatttcGGCTCCCTAGCCCGACGTCTGTATCATCACACTTCACAGCTACACAGTGGGATAGGAGGGAAAACCTCAAAACCTCTGGGCCTTCTACTCCAGTCAATCCTTTCTTTGGTCCAAATGCAAAGCTCTTTGAGACCTTAGGTAAGGTGGGGGTGAGAAAGAGGAAGCACAGGTGAGATCCTTCCCCCTTCGCCGACAGTCTGTTTTTACCACAAGCTACTAAGTAACCACACTGCCAAGGGCCTGGGTGGCCTGTAGCCCTAGACTGCAGGTCCTGTCTATCCCACATCTTGATTAAGCAGGAATCACATGTGAGGGGCAGGGAGCTCAGACCCTGTGACTGGACCCACTGGCGTGATGGATGTACCCACAGGGCCCAAGAGTGGGGCCAGGGTGTGGCCACGGGCTCTGCCCTCAGGCCTGAGTTCACATCCAAACTTTGCCAGGCCGATCCCCTGTCGTCTCTGAGCCTGTCTTTCTCTGTGGCATGGGACCATCTGGGGCTTCAGTTGCCTCCCCAGATCCATGCACCCCTCCAGCTGTTCCCCTGCCCTGGGATTCGAGCCTCTGGTCCACAGCAGGGTTTCTTAGTCACAGTGCTGTTGATAATTGATATTGGGCCAGGTGGTTCTTCGTTGCtgacagcatccctggcctctgcccactagTGGTACTCACCCCACCACCCTGTGACAACCCAAAATGAGGACCAGATGCAATCCACATTGAGACGCCTGGCGGGAGGGGGTGGAGGCTGTCCCCGGGTTCCTCCCCGCACCTCGGTTGGCTGTGTTTGGGCCTGAAGGTGCTGACACCCTGCTGCTGACGGCCCCACTGCTGCTGTGCACCTCATGACCCCCAAGTCCCAGTCTGTGCCTTTGTGAGTAGTCCCTAATAAATAAACCTCGAGTTATCCTGGGTTTGTCtgtttccaggtgattctgacctGTATCACACTCCGTCTATCAGGGTGctaaataaaacagtaaatgaAGTGACAGAGCTTCACACACGGCACTCAGGACAGTGGAACTCTGGTTACTGGTCAGTGCGTGGGGTCATGGAAGGGCACTGCCTGGGTGTGGGGTGGGTGtgtaaggggaaggaaggggaagccGTTCTTCTGCCCGCCCCCACTCCCACCACCACCCTGCTCCATACCTCTCTGTCAGGTAGCCGATGAAGTCCGGATGTAGTAGCTTGAATTTACTGGCAGAGGCTTCTGATCCGAAATAGGTGTGAGGCCTAGAACCCGTGATGGAAGTGGACAGAGCGCCCAGAGCCGTCGTATTGCAAGGGGGAGATGGAGGGGAGGGTCGGGGTGCCGGAGTAGCCACGGTACCCTGAGCGGTAGGCTCGGGGGTGGGAGTAGTAGCGGGAGAAGGGGGTGTAGAAGGTGGCAGGCAGCGAGGTGGGGACCACGTGCGGCTTCCCGCTCACCAGGACCTCGATGGGTGGGGtgtaggagagagaggaggggggcgTGAACAGAGCGGGGGGAGTTGGGAAGGGGCAGTGAAACTGGGgttggtgggggggtgggggaaggagaggtAAGTAGAGCGAGTCAGGAGGGGGTGAGGGCTTCTGGGTggggcagggacagggacaggcaAAGCATGGGTTTTGGGGAAGTAGTGCTGTGGGGGGCTGGAAAAAGGGAGGCTCCTTCAGAAAGCGGGAAACATAGGGGGTGATATAGGATGGGATGCTCCGAGTTGGCCCAATATAGGAAGATGAGGTGGCGGGGCTGTACAAGGGGGATCTGGGTACAGTGGGGGTCAGGGAGGGGTTTCTAGAGAGGGATTTGAGCCCAGACTGGGAAGGAGATTTGGAGGTGGGTGGAGTGGAGGTTTGGGCGGTCCCTCGGGGCACATGTTGCACTTGAGGACTAGGGTTCAGGGAGGAAGCCCGGGAAGAGGGCTGTGAGGGGTTTGgggtggaagggtgggaggggggccGGGAGGGAGTGCCCCGAGTTGGGGAAGGGGCTGAGCCTCCGGAGCTCTCGTGGGGCTGCTGGCCTGGAGGGTTGACAATGTTGTTGGAACGGGACTGGGAGGGAGACTGGGTCGGGGACGGATTAGGGGTGTGGGAGGGGGAGCTCATTGGTGCTGGGGAGGTGTAGGTCCACCCGATGTCTCTGAGGCAGCCCCAGAGAGCCCAGGCCCAGCGTGTCACAAAGCCCAGCTCAGACCAGCAGTGGGAGCAATTGTTGCATCATCACCGGGGCGGGGGCAGGGTGGGCCTGGCTTTAGAGCCCCTGTCCATAAAGGACCACCTGTAAAGCTGCTCTGTGGGGGATGGGCAAGATGCCCTCATGGAGACCCCTGAGACAGGAGGGCTGGTTGTCTGGGCCACAGCAGCGGACTCGATTTCTAGGGACCTGATCTCAGGGACAGGAAATTGTCTCAGAATCCCCAGGAGGAGGGTCAGATGAGGGTCAGCATGTGGCTCAAGAGGGCTGGCCCCAGGCCTGCTGTGCAGGAAGGTGGGAGAGAAGACAAAGGGCCTGTTGTTTCTGCCTTTCAGGAGGCTGGGCCTCGAGCCTGCTCTCCGGTTTCATGGGCAGTGCCCTGGGAAGGATGCCCACCAGAAGGAGTGGCAGGGACTGGCCCCGACTCACAGTGTGCTCAGTGGGACGGCAGACCTGGCCCAGCCTCCAACCTggaagggctgggctgggcagggagagAGCAACCTGAAACCAAGGAGCCTGGCATGCTCGCCCCATTCAGAAAAGCTGCCTCTCCCGCCCACAGAGGGCTACTGGGGACTCGGAGTGTCATCTGGGCTTTCCAGGAGtagacaaaaagtagaatttcCCAGTGCTGAGTTATGTGAATAATTGGGGATGATTGAATTCTTAGGACTTTTCTTGCTGCCCTTCACCTACCTCCTCCTACCCCATCAGGGAGTTGACCACAGCACCCCTGTCCCTCCGGCATGCCCCACACCACCACTGCCCGGTGGCTCACCTGTCCCCTTTATCTAGGCCCTCAGGGACGGGCACGCCCAGAATGGCCGATCTCAGCATCACATAGTCTCGGATGTCTGAGGGGATGAAGATATATTGCAGGTCCTGTCGGAACAGAGACAAGGGGCCCAGAGGGGAAGCAGGCCAGGTGTAGCCCTCCATGCCCCCTGAGCCGACGGGAGGCAATGCCTTTCATTCCCACCCAGAGGTACTGTGCTGGGTTCAGTGTATGTCCACGAATCCTCTGATGCTCCTTCAGGAGGTGACACCTAATTGCCATCCCCTGGAGTATAGGCTGGACTTAACGCTCATGCACTTTTCTaatagaccatcctggtcaacatggtgaaaccccgtctctactaaaaatacaaaaaattagctgggcatggtggcacgtgcccgtaatcccagctactcaggaggctgaggcaggagaattgcctgaacccaggaggcggaggttgcggtgagccgagatcgcgccattgcactccagcctgggtaacaagagcgaaactccgtctcaaaaaaaaaaaaaaaagaaaaagaaagtgggccgggtgcgctggctcacgcctgtaatcccagcactttgggaggccgaggcgggcagatcacttgagttcaggagttcgagaccagcctggcaaacatgctgaaaccctttctccactaaaaatacaaaaattagctgagagtggtggcgcatgcctgtagtcccagctacttgggatgctgacgcaggagaattgcttgaacccaggaggcggaggttgggaagtgaaggttgcagtgagctgagatcgcaccactgcactccatcctgggcaacgagagcgagactccatctcaaaaaaaaaaaaacaaaaactaaagttGACCCATTTTGTTCTACTTCACAAGAGAGGTTCTAGTGTGAGGACTCTGTGTGGCGCAGACACTATGGGAGGATACTACTTAAGACCCTGGTCAGGGGAGGAAGCTTCTAAAACCCCAGCTCAGCCCCTCCAGCACCGCGGGTCTGCTTTCCCTGGGATCCCCCTAACCCTGCATGTAGCACCTGCAGCCCTGAGGAGGGAGGCTTTCCCTTACAGCCCCTGGCTGTGGGTGGAGGAAACTGGAGACGAGCAGGCAGGACCAGATGCTGGCTCCCATGTACTGACTGCAACCGGGGGCACGTCCCTTgtgtccctgagcctcagtttccaacATAGGGCTGTTGTGAGATTTTGAGAGGTCACACATCATTCTTCCAGGGGCCAGTGCGGGGAAATGGAAACCACCCTGGTGCTGGGGTCAGAGGGGCCTTGGTTTTGACAGCTCCAGCTGGGTGACTTGGACATGTTCCTGAACTTCTCAGCATCTCAGCTTTGTCATCTGGAAATGGGTATAATGGTCCCTCTCAGGGCTGCTGTGGTGACCATGTGTGTGCCCTGTAACATGCTGGGAACAGAGAAGGAACTCCATAAATCCCCTTCCCCTGGGAGTCGCTAGGACAGGCTGAGCTCCCCAAAGAATGCCAGCTCTGGGGGGTGGGcactctgggttcaaatcctgaccccACCGCTGACTTACTGAATGAAAGGCACCAGGCTTTTATCCCTTCTCCAGTAAAACCATGGGTTGACATGGTCTCTGTAAAGTACCTGGCAAGTCACGAGCGTTGGGTCGATGCTAGCCATTCATGTCCCACACTCCAGAGGAGTCCTGTGCTGCCTGAATCAGCCAGCAGTCCAGGACCAGATCCTCCCTCACCATCAGTGGCCGTCCTGTGCGGCCAGAGTCCTGGCACACCCTCTGTATCCACTGACCAGGCCCCCCATGGAGGGGACTCCAGGAACAATGGTGCCATTGTCAGCAGCAGTGGCATGCCCGCCAGAGGCCTTACCTGTCCTTGTGGCACGGAGGAGAAGCCCAGGCTCCTGTAGGAGATGAGGGAGTTCTTCATCGTGTTCACGGTGAAACCGTAGAAAGAAGTCTTGGTGCCCACATCGCGCTCGAAGCCTTTGATCACAGCTCCATTGAGTCTGGTCGGCACAGAGGCCCATCAGGCTCTGTGGTTACCCCAGGCTGTCTGTTCTACTTCCACCTCCACCGTTCTGCCTGGCCTGTCCCCCTGCCTCTGTATGACCATTTCTTCTGCCCATGGCAGTACCAGTGCCCAGTTGCCAGCCAGACCCCCACTCCTCCAGACCTCAAGGGGTGATGCCTGTGAGTAGAGCTGGCCCTGGCGGCTCCTTCCTCCTGGGTCCCCTGCATGGACACCCATGTTCCATCCTCAGGGGCTACTGTTTGTGTTTGCCTTGTCCATGCCCGTGTGCCCGTCACAACTGCTGAGCTGCCCAGGCCACTGCTGCCATGGCCCACAGCCCCTGGGGGAGAcaccccccaccctccaggcAGCTCTCTCTCCCCGCTCCCCGGCCCCTGCCCCTCATACCTGAACACATAGTCATGGGCATCGATGTTAGGGCCCTGACGGGACCCATTCAGAATGCCTCCGTTGCCCACCACGGCACACCGGATACACTTGGGAGGGGGCTCCCTGGGCCGGGCAAATAGCTTGGTGCTCTCTGTGCCATTCAGAAGGCTCAGGGTGGAGGCAATGGCTGTGGGTATGGATGGGGGCAGCCATGAAGAGGGCTGGCATCAAGGGCACCTGGGACCTTCCATAGGCTGGTTCTGGTGTCCTACCTCCCCTGAGACCTgacccagcccctccccagaagcacagagggagggaggggaaggagatgtCTGTGGGGGGAGAAAATTGAAAAGCTGACAGTGGAAGAGGGGGCTTGGGGCCTTCATTTGTCCTAAGAACCCGAATAACTTATCCTCTTAAGACTGTATTCCTAGGGAAGTGTGCtcagggctttaaaaaaaaaaaaaaaaaagaagccaggtgaggtgtctcatacctataatcccagcactttgggagggtgaggcaggtgaatcacttgaggtcaggagttcgagaccagcctgggcaacatggtgaaacccaaaaatacaaaaattaatttggcatggtggcgggcacctgtcaccccagctgcttgggaggctgaagcactagaatcgcctgaacctgagaggcagaggttgcagcgagctgagattgtgccattgcacttcagcctgagtgagagaatgagactccatctcaaaaaaaaaagaaaaaaaaaagactgtatattgcaaaagaaaagaactggAAGCCTGTAGGGTTGGGGAGCAGGTGAGATGTAGAGGGGGTTCTCGGCCTGCAGTGTGGGGGGTCCTGCAGCAGCAACTGTGAGTGAGGTGGTTTGAGGCCCCCACAGCCTGTCCTCGGCCACCAGTGGATGCTGCAGCCTTTCTTGCCAAGGAGGCCCCAGGACGGTGAGGGCCCAGCGGGGCAGCCCCAGCCCCCTCACGGACCCCTAGGTGCTTGGATggaggaggaaggtgaggcaggagctgcagagctggggcttctgggaggggaggggggtcAGGGAGGCCCTGCATCACCGGCCATGAGGGCAGGGAGGCCTGGCCTACCTCAGGGCCGAGagcgggaagctgaggcagaaggcagGTGAGAGACGTGGGTGCAGGTTACCTTGGCGAGAGAGCCCCCGCCAGCCATATGGGGCTTTGTGTTGGCTCAGGCGGTCCCAGAGCTCTGGAGTGAAGAGGCCCCCCCACAGCAGCACTGGAATGGAGAGATTGAACAGGCCACGGAAGTGGGGGTCCCGCTGAATGGCCAGGCGAAGCAGGTGTCGGCAGGCCTGGGCCTGTGGGTGAGAAGGtaggggctggggtgggtgggatCCCGCAGACTCTGCAGGGAAGCTGAGAGTTGTGAGGGAAAGCCTACCCTGTCCCCTTCAGATCGGGGCCATCCTGGCGTTTTTCAACTGAGCTGGCTGCTAGGGGGTCTGGGAACTTTCTGGATTTAGTCTGAAAGCTTGCCTTCTCCCAGAGGCCACGTCCCCTTGGCCTGATGGCTCTGGCCTCCTACTCCTTCACCTCACACTTGAGCAAACTCTGGGGCATTTTCTGATGCGTGGGTCTGACCTGCCCGCCCTTTGGTGGAGGAGTTCGAGCCTGGGCTGAGCGGAAGACATCAGCCGGCATGCAAAGCCGAACTCCGCTGGGACACCATGACTTGTGTGTCAACAGGCTGCCAGGAAGATCTTTCTTCCTGCTGGTGGTCTTTCTTCCCACTGGTGCCATTAGGGAGTGGAAGTGTTCCCCCAGAATTCATTACCCCCACCCTTGGAATGTGACTGGAGTTGAAACTAGGAGATGGAATTAGGAGGAGGAGGTCACACAGAGTGAGGTCGGGCTGAACTAGTATCCCTATGTGGAGCCCAAGTGATGATGAAGCAGAGATCTGTGTGATGCAGCTGCAGCCAAGGAGCCTCGGCAGCCTCCGGAGCTGCGGTAAGGCGGGGGAGGCTTTCCTCCAGCCTTCGGAGGGAGCgtggccctgccagcaccttgactcGGGGCTTctgggctccagaactgtgacgaTTCCATTTCTGTGGATCAAAGCCCCCCAGGCTGTGTCCCTCTGTTCCAGCAGTCAATGGGAAGGAACAAAGCACCTCTGTACTCGCGGGCCTTGAGGGAGGGTGAGGTCAGGAAACAGGCCCAGCCTTGTCTGCTGCGCACAACCTCACAAGGTCAGAATCGCACACAGTCATGGCCTGGGTGGCCCTTCTATTACTCCTGAATGGGGCTCTTTGTTAAGCCATTGGTTTGATCAAAGGACAAAGTGGGAAATAGCTGTACAGTCATTTCTGCTATAACGCAACTTATGAGTGGCTGAATATCACCATGCTACGCAAAGCTATGCAGTCAGGACCATGGGGCAGCTGGGCGTGGGGGCGCacccctgtaatgccagcactttgggaggttgaggctggagggtcacttgaggccaggagtttcaagattagcctggtcaacatagcaagaccccatgtctgcaaaaaaaaaaaaaattttttttttgagacgcggaggctcactctgttgcccaggctggagtgcagtggcgtgatctgggctcactgcaacctctgcctcccaggttcaagtgattctcctgcctcagcctcctagagagctggggctataggcttgtgccaccatgccgggctaattttgtatttttagtagagacagggtttcaccatgttggccaggctggtctcaatctcctgacctcatgatttgcccccaacttggcctcccaaagtgctgggattacaggcatgagccactatgcctggccaaaaaattttttttttaattagccaggcatggtggcccaggcctgtagtcccagctacttgggaagctaaggtggaaggattgcttgagcctgggagattgaggctgtagtgagctatgatcatgccacttcactccagcctgggtgacagagtgagattccatctcaaaaacaaaacaaaacaaaataaacacaaaaaaagaaacaccatggGCTTAGGAGAAAATGGGATGAGTGACATAACACTGAAAAACTGTCAGGAATGCATAGAACCAAAGATAAATATCAAAGAAAGACAGAAGCATCATCTTATAGATGTCCCATGGTTAAGGAATGCTTGAGATTAATGTAGAagtgggtgtggtagtgtgtgtcGGAAGAGGGCAGTTTGTGCGATATTGTAAAACGGTGGGAAGAAGGCTGTCTGGAACCAGAGGGAACTGTGCCGCCAGGCTCACTAGCGCGGGTGAACCCATAACATGCTTGGTGAAGCTGATGGAGATCTCACGTGCGCCTCTGTGTGCTTTTTGTGTGTTCCTACATGGCTCTGCTGAGTTGGGTGTGGTTTCTATGTTAACCTAGAGTTTCCACTGACAAAATTATGCAAAAGAAAATGCacggcggggcgcggtggctcatgcctgtaatctcagcactttgggaagctgaggcgggcagatcacctgaggtcaggagttcaagaccagcctgtccaacacggtgaaaccctgtctctactaaaaatacagaaatcagccaggtgtggtggtgtacacctgtagctccagctacgagggaggctgaggcaggagaatcacttgaacctgggaggcagcggttgtaGTGAGATGAGACCGTGcacctgcattccagccttgggggacagcgagactctgtctcagaaaaaaagaaaaattacagttaAGAAGGCAAAAACATACAATagaataaaatgaggaaatgagggaaggagaagtaaagaaagaaaaataagacaatgtGAAGTAAGTGCAGGTAAAAACGTGTCACAAAGTGGGCGACATGGGCTAGAATCTGGTTCTGAGCTTCCTGGTGGTTGGAGCTAAGAAGGAAACTTTGCCACCACATCCAGGGGATAAAAGCTGCACCTTGCAGTTTTTGCCTTCTTATATGTGTCCAAAAGCCACCTCAAATCCTCTGTTTTAGACCAGGTGGGGACATATATCAGTTAGCATCAAACAGCTCAAGGGTCAAGGTGGAAAATACTGTAGGAAGCTTCAAGATGACCTGGTCCAAGCACTCATAAGGTGCTTAAGGCCTCCCTTCAGCCTGCCAGCCAAGTGTTCATtgacctctgttttttttttttttttttttttttgagacggaatctcagtctcagtctgttgcccaggctgcagtgcaatggtgcaatcccggctcactgcaacctccgcctcctaggttcaagcaattctcctgccccatcctcctgagcagctgggactacaggctcatgccaccacaccccactcatttttgtatttttagtagagacagggtttcaccatgttagtcaggctaatattgaattcctgacctcgtgatccacctgctttggcctcccaaagtcctgggattacaggcgacagccaccacacccagtcggCCTCTGTTCTGAAGACAGGGCCCCCATCACCTGCCCAGGGCTACCTGCTGCGTCTCTGAACAGCTTGGCTGTCACTAAGCTCTTGCATGCAGTGAACTTTCTCTCTGCTAGGCCCCTGTCAGCGTGTCCCAGATTAGTCTCTTGGGCACGGAAAACACCACTTAAGCCTGTATTAATCCAGAACAACACAGTCACCATCCTGCTTCACGGCAGCACGTGGAGCCAGGGGGTggcgggggtggagggggggTTGTGGGGGAGGCTGTATTGTGCATTGGTTCTGAGCCAGGTTCTAGACAAGAGGCTCAAACCCAGTACTGCCTCTTACTACCTAAGTGAAGTACTTAACTTCTTGGGGCCTCATTTTACCCATTTGCAAGGGCCACATTCTAGGGTGGCTGTGAGGCTTCAATGAGAGAATGCAGGTAAAGTCCTAAAAGCAACGCGGGCAACGCTATCTGCTACTTACCGTTATGAGGCAGGAACCTGAAGGTTCTCAAACCTTCTGCACAAGCAAGGGCATCTTTCCAGAGCCTGGAGTTTGCTCCGGGGTGGGCAATTTAAATGTGACTTTTATAGGAAGTAGGTATTTTGAAGAGTAGAGTGTAAAATTCACAggactggccaggcgtggtagcccacatctgtaatcccagcactttgagaggccaaggcaggcagatcacctgaggtcaggagttcgacaccaacctgaccaacatggagaaaccccgtctctactaaaaatacaaaaaaattagcctggcatggtggcgcatgcctgtaatcccagctactcaggaggctgaaacgggagaatcacttgaacccaggaggcagaggttgcaatgagccgaaatcatgccactgcactccagcctgggcaacaagagtgaaactccagctcaaaaataaataaatagcgccgggcgtggtggctcaagcctgtaatcccagcactttgggaggccgaggcgggtggatcacgaggtcgagagttcgagaccatcctggtcgacatggtgaaaccccgtctctactaaaaatacaaaaaattagctgggcatggtggtgctgcgtgcctgtaatcccagctactcaggaggctgaggcaggagaattgcctgaacccaggaggcggaggttgcggtgagccgagatcgcgccattgcactccagcctgggtaacgagagcgaaactccgcctcaaaaaaaaaaaaataaaataaaataaaataaataaaaataataaaataaaattcacaggGCTATTTAAGATACAATCTTAAGACTCCCAGAAACTGTTTAGCTGTCTCTACCCCAGGAGTATGTATTTATTCATCCTTC
This is a stretch of genomic DNA from Saimiri boliviensis isolate mSaiBol1 chromosome 17, mSaiBol1.pri, whole genome shotgun sequence. It encodes these proteins:
- the ST6GALNAC2 gene encoding alpha-N-acetylgalactosaminide alpha-2,6-sialyltransferase 2, producing MGLPRGPFFWLLLLLAAACSGLLFALYFSAVQRYPGPAAGARDTTPFQAFFQPKESNSWIRKAQACRHLLRLAIQRDPHFRGLFNLSIPVLLWGGLFTPELWDRLSQHKAPYGWRGLSRQAIASTLSLLNGTESTKLFARPREPPPKCIRCAVVGNGGILNGSRQGPNIDAHDYVFRLNGAVIKGFERDVGTKTSFYGFTVNTMKNSLISYRSLGFSSVPQGQDLQYIFIPSDIRDYVMLRSAILGVPVPEGLDKGDRPHTYFGSEASASKFKLLHPDFIGYLTERFLKSKLINTNFGDLYMPSTGALMLLTALHTCDQVSAYGFITSNYWKFSDHYFERKKKPLIFYANHDLSLEAALWSDLHQAGILQLYQR
- the LOC141581904 gene encoding uncharacterized protein LOC141581904, with amino-acid sequence MSSPSHTPNPSPTQSPSQSRSNNIVNPPGQQPHESSGGSAPSPTRGTPSRPPSHPSTPNPSQPSSRASSLNPSPQVQHVPRGTAQTSTPPTSKSPSQSGLKSLSRNPSLTPTVPRSPLYSPATSSSYIGPTRSIPSYITPYVSRFLKEPPFFQPPTALLPQNPCFACPCPCPTQKPSPPPDSLYLPLLPPPPHQPQFHCPFPTPPALFTPPSSLSYTPPIEVLVSGKPHVVPTSLPATFYTPFSRYYSHPRAYRSGYRGYSGTPTLPSISPLQYDGSGRSVHFHHGF